A genomic stretch from Bacillus sp. E(2018) includes:
- a CDS encoding VOC family protein: MIYEMTVQVRVSNMEDGQKYYETLLNRQPDFTPHDGFAEWELLPNCWLQVAEGDPAVGNGPLRLGVVDIDAEKKRLIDVLHVEEFEIFERVEVPVRWATFSDPWGNRLGLFEYKDSEAMNEKLRQVVRR; the protein is encoded by the coding sequence ATGATATATGAAATGACAGTTCAAGTTCGTGTATCGAACATGGAAGATGGTCAAAAGTATTATGAAACTCTGTTGAATCGTCAGCCCGACTTCACTCCACATGATGGATTTGCAGAATGGGAGTTGCTTCCTAACTGCTGGCTGCAAGTTGCCGAGGGAGACCCAGCTGTCGGTAACGGACCTCTTCGTCTAGGAGTAGTCGATATCGATGCTGAGAAAAAAAGATTGATTGATGTTTTACATGTGGAAGAGTTTGAAATTTTTGAACGTGTTGAAGTTCCTGTTAGATGGGCTACGTTTTCCGATCCTTGGGGAAACCGCTTAGGCTTGTTTGAATATAAGGATTCAGAAGCCATGAACGAAAAGCTTCGACAGGTAGTTAGGAGATAG
- a CDS encoding aminoglycoside phosphotransferase family protein, giving the protein MEHKQIIGEGSTAQVIIFSPNEVVKLFHGHISADFVEHEYKINKMINQLGISVPEVKWSKPISGKRALIYKRVEGTTLTSLLESEPRKAFQHLRRMATLQPSVHEKKLPTLPSQFDVLKQKIISVKELTQDQKKRILEELEKLPKGKSLCHGDFHPDNILISKDNAVIIDWVDATCGNRMADLARTLLILRYGGLQDRTSFLNFRTTLYVRKLLAMYYRKSYTRRYQFSLKTLESWMIPIAAARLSENLPDIEKKLLLSIINKGKKV; this is encoded by the coding sequence GTGGAGCACAAGCAAATTATAGGCGAGGGTAGTACTGCTCAGGTCATTATCTTTTCTCCTAACGAAGTTGTTAAGCTTTTTCATGGTCACATATCTGCAGATTTTGTTGAGCATGAGTATAAGATCAATAAAATGATCAACCAATTAGGGATTTCTGTTCCTGAGGTTAAGTGGAGCAAACCGATTTCTGGAAAAAGAGCGCTGATATATAAAAGGGTTGAGGGTACCACGTTAACGAGTTTGTTAGAATCTGAACCTAGAAAAGCATTTCAGCACTTGAGGAGGATGGCGACTCTTCAACCAAGTGTTCATGAAAAGAAACTACCTACTCTTCCCTCACAATTTGATGTGTTGAAACAAAAGATTATTTCAGTAAAAGAACTTACTCAAGATCAAAAGAAAAGAATTCTTGAAGAGTTAGAAAAGCTGCCTAAAGGCAAATCTCTGTGTCACGGTGATTTTCATCCTGACAATATTTTAATCTCAAAGGATAATGCTGTAATCATTGACTGGGTTGATGCTACATGTGGCAATCGTATGGCAGACTTAGCTCGAACCCTCCTTATCTTGCGTTACGGTGGATTGCAAGATCGCACATCTTTTCTAAATTTTAGAACTACTTTATATGTACGAAAACTTTTAGCTATGTATTATAGAAAAAGTTATACTAGACGTTACCAGTTCTCCTTAAAAACGTTAGAGAGTTGGATGATTCCGATAGCGGCAGCACGATTAAGTGAAAATCTTCCTGATATCGAGAAAAAGTTATTGTTATCAATTATTAATAAAGGAAAAAAGGTATGA
- a CDS encoding LacI family DNA-binding transcriptional regulator, with protein MVSIKDIAKQAGVSISTVSYALNGSPKVTKETSARILAIAKELNYIPSAAARSLKKRETKIIGIYLTNYSGAFYGQLLQGMMETLSENGYELIVCSGKESHRFLPERMIDGAIILDATYETKELLSHAERGHKLVVMDRRMDHPNISQVLLDNKAGATLAIDYLAEKGHRKICVVKGPDISFDARQRLEAVQKAVQRYSHIEYIEIDGEFNKHSGEEAGKKIHQDFTEPVGVFCLNDEMAIGMYNYFSRTNLRIGEDVHIIGFDNIEVSQYIQPRLATINYSKHKWGALASELLLNLIQKKQSPEHERINVSLIEGDSVRKR; from the coding sequence TTGGTAAGTATTAAAGACATTGCAAAACAAGCAGGTGTTTCCATTTCCACGGTCTCCTATGCCTTGAACGGAAGTCCGAAAGTTACGAAGGAAACATCAGCACGAATTCTAGCGATCGCTAAAGAACTTAATTATATCCCAAGCGCAGCCGCTCGTTCCTTAAAAAAACGAGAAACAAAGATCATTGGAATCTATTTAACGAACTATAGTGGTGCTTTTTACGGTCAACTTCTGCAGGGTATGATGGAGACATTAAGCGAGAACGGCTATGAATTAATCGTATGCAGCGGAAAAGAATCCCATCGCTTTCTTCCTGAGCGCATGATTGATGGTGCGATCATTCTAGATGCCACATACGAAACGAAAGAATTGTTAAGTCACGCAGAACGAGGACATAAGCTGGTCGTGATGGATCGAAGAATGGATCATCCGAACATCTCTCAAGTACTGCTTGATAATAAAGCTGGGGCTACCCTCGCGATTGATTATCTGGCTGAAAAAGGTCATCGAAAAATCTGTGTTGTTAAAGGTCCAGATATCTCGTTTGATGCGAGGCAGCGGTTAGAAGCTGTACAAAAAGCGGTACAACGCTATTCGCATATTGAGTATATTGAAATCGATGGTGAATTTAACAAGCATTCAGGTGAAGAAGCAGGAAAGAAGATTCATCAAGACTTCACAGAACCTGTAGGTGTATTTTGTTTGAATGATGAGATGGCGATCGGTATGTATAATTATTTCAGCCGCACAAATCTACGCATTGGTGAAGATGTTCATATTATCGGTTTTGATAATATCGAAGTGTCTCAATATATCCAACCGAGACTTGCGACGATTAACTATTCAAAGCATAAATGGGGAGCATTAGCTTCTGAACTGCTGCTGAATTTAATCCAAAAAAAGCAAAGTCCTGAGCATGAACGAATCAACGTTAGCCTGATTGAAGGAGATTCTGTACGAAAACGATAA
- a CDS encoding GNAT family N-acetyltransferase, with amino-acid sequence MKIRMYESKDFQASMDYCLPPEQSLFTSMPYEVLETFQSDAFNQPFVIYFDQQLVGWFALYTDEIGNIYTTNRKAILLKSFSIDARFQKRGFALNSLRLLPNIVRQHYKGKNEIILTVHETNDAAISLYRKAEFLHKGESYNGEYGIELIFRMSL; translated from the coding sequence GTGAAAATCAGAATGTATGAAAGCAAGGATTTTCAGGCGTCAATGGACTACTGTTTACCACCAGAACAATCATTATTTACGTCTATGCCTTATGAGGTACTTGAAACGTTTCAATCTGATGCTTTTAATCAGCCTTTTGTTATTTATTTCGATCAACAACTTGTAGGTTGGTTTGCTTTATATACTGATGAGATAGGTAATATTTATACAACTAATAGAAAGGCGATCCTATTAAAATCATTTTCAATTGATGCTAGGTTTCAGAAAAGAGGGTTTGCACTGAATTCTTTGAGACTACTACCAAATATCGTGAGGCAGCATTATAAAGGTAAAAATGAAATTATACTGACCGTGCATGAAACGAACGATGCTGCTATATCTCTCTATAGAAAAGCGGAATTCCTTCATAAAGGCGAAAGCTATAATGGGGAATATGGCATAGAATTAATATTTCGTATGAGTCTTTAG
- a CDS encoding aminoglycoside phosphotransferase family protein has protein sequence MFTTVEIEHIIYRFVLFDWIEGHHITSYVGISAEKFGRAAREFQEIASQYTSDIFSKRSHTVGYTSFYDQLNNKLFNVEMSIHHSLQMKHYLEMCKFHLENAKTRELDFIVHSDLNPLNVLWDAEVRVKGFVDFESIGYTDRMEGLAWLIKWYSRTNGIHSREMSSEVAAEFLKGYQIDRDVLRFEKERLSSLLWLSGCLNWNFVNRTIHILEFEPERLNEHLTWYRGRGDSLTDLLKASLNKNNL, from the coding sequence TTGTTCACGACTGTAGAGATTGAGCATATCATATATCGATTTGTCCTTTTTGACTGGATAGAGGGTCATCACATTACAAGTTATGTTGGTATAAGTGCAGAAAAATTCGGACGAGCTGCTCGAGAATTTCAGGAGATAGCTAGTCAATACACATCAGATATTTTTAGTAAGAGGTCCCATACCGTTGGCTATACTTCATTTTATGACCAGCTCAATAATAAATTATTTAACGTTGAAATGTCGATACACCATTCACTTCAAATGAAACACTATTTAGAAATGTGTAAATTTCATTTGGAGAACGCAAAAACCAGAGAATTGGATTTTATTGTTCATTCAGATTTAAATCCGCTCAATGTGCTTTGGGATGCCGAAGTAAGAGTTAAAGGATTTGTTGATTTTGAGTCTATTGGATATACAGATCGAATGGAAGGATTAGCATGGTTAATTAAGTGGTACTCGAGAACGAATGGCATCCATTCTCGAGAAATGTCTTCTGAGGTGGCAGCAGAATTTTTGAAGGGGTATCAAATAGATAGAGATGTTCTACGATTTGAAAAAGAAAGACTATCTTCATTATTATGGCTTTCGGGCTGTTTGAATTGGAATTTTGTAAACAGAACGATACACATTTTAGAATTTGAACCTGAACGTCTGAATGAGCACCTTACTTGGTATAGGGGAAGAGGTGATTCACTTACTGACTTACTAAAAGCTAGCTTAAACAAAAACAATCTTTGA
- a CDS encoding GNAT family protein, with protein sequence MTDQTLFTKPPTLESNDIKLIPLEFEHSMSLFQINHSDHWAYMLSTINTQQEMDDWVSNAIKLREEGFALPFATVNKKNGKIVGTTRLYEINPTQRSCELGSTWYGKDYQRTFVNAACKELLLTFCFETLDFIRVQFKSDERNERSQKAIERLGAVKEGLIRNERILSNGYIRNAVLYSITKEDWKTVKKGFIERENRYIST encoded by the coding sequence ATGACGGATCAGACTTTATTTACAAAGCCACCTACTTTAGAAAGTAACGATATTAAACTCATTCCTTTAGAATTTGAACACTCAATGTCTCTATTTCAAATTAATCACTCGGACCATTGGGCTTATATGTTAAGTACAATCAACACCCAACAGGAAATGGATGACTGGGTCAGTAATGCGATAAAGCTTCGAGAAGAAGGATTTGCTCTACCTTTTGCTACTGTAAACAAGAAAAACGGGAAAATTGTAGGTACTACTCGTCTTTACGAAATAAATCCTACTCAACGATCGTGCGAGCTAGGCTCCACTTGGTACGGAAAAGATTATCAGCGTACATTCGTAAACGCTGCATGCAAGGAACTGCTTCTCACGTTCTGCTTTGAAACTTTAGATTTTATTCGTGTGCAATTTAAATCTGACGAGCGAAATGAGCGCTCGCAAAAAGCAATTGAACGATTAGGTGCTGTGAAAGAGGGACTCATTAGGAACGAACGCATTCTCTCAAATGGCTATATTCGCAATGCCGTTTTGTATTCCATTACAAAAGAAGATTGGAAAACAGTAAAAAAAGGTTTTATTGAGAGAGAAAATCGATATATATCTACTTAG
- a CDS encoding nucleotidyltransferase family protein has translation MDQHQYIIDMIKNDDWMMEILRAAKTLALPDWWICAGFVRSKVWDTLHDFQERTRIADIDVVYFYPEDLKKESERKYEEMLLELIPDLPWSVKNEARMHLVNDDFEPYTSTVDAISKFPETVTALGVKLNEQDEVIFAAPCGIEDVLSMEVRPTDSYRSTEDRRKKYIERVKKKNWEAVWYKVRVVE, from the coding sequence TTGGACCAACATCAATACATAATAGACATGATAAAAAATGATGATTGGATGATGGAGATTTTACGTGCTGCCAAAACGTTAGCTTTACCAGATTGGTGGATATGTGCAGGGTTTGTTCGATCTAAAGTTTGGGATACACTTCATGACTTTCAAGAAAGAACGAGAATAGCAGATATTGATGTTGTTTATTTCTATCCTGAAGACCTCAAAAAAGAGAGTGAAAGAAAGTATGAGGAAATGCTTTTAGAACTCATTCCAGACTTGCCGTGGTCTGTAAAAAATGAAGCGAGAATGCATCTCGTCAATGATGATTTCGAACCGTACACGTCAACAGTAGATGCGATCTCCAAATTTCCTGAAACGGTAACAGCTCTAGGTGTTAAGCTAAATGAACAGGATGAAGTAATTTTTGCTGCTCCATGTGGAATTGAAGATGTTTTAAGCATGGAGGTAAGACCGACGGATAGCTACAGAAGCACTGAAGATCGAAGAAAAAAATATATCGAGCGCGTGAAGAAAAAGAATTGGGAAGCTGTTTGGTACAAAGTTAGAGTGGTCGAATAG
- a CDS encoding methyl-accepting chemotaxis protein has product MKKVIQQCMAQMKRITVFKTINGFKKIRIKNQYKFPRQIKFKLNLQTKLLLMMLSLFVLTISIVGVFSYNKASDTTRTIIENRLERETETTYDIAKNLKFSFIRDEEMFNKRVAESINSQYVGLQQDDIKATIFLLQNDTMIPYKTSGKETVALSSGSMKKISELENGVLHTHIQDKPYTLAMKQIQELNGIYVIAVETESYMQPVYELRNFITVAVIISILLTTLVIIFVIRSITSPLTALNQVMKRVQKGDFEHNVDYRSRHIEIQRLIDSFNQMMLFIRNIHDQIQQISGELTAQGNKLEHTYSEANQYNEQLVRKIENVMTGAKETAISSEHSVRLFTDMQEKVNELNKTVMTVMGEFSSMNHNAVSGQEKVEQLVGEIHDNHERFVQLNKIIDEMGTYSSHSQNVISTIKEISEQTKLLALNARIEAARAGEAGRGFAVVADEVGKLADQSSKAAADIIATVNQMNQTALQAIEESSLLGEANLSHVQKVKDTTGFIQFLMNSVVDNNERMSEMSVALQQLRVALPEIETAAIQFSSISQETLASSEEMSVTSVKQNEKIKQAYLVGATLSSLSYQLTQESQYKRVSEGKESA; this is encoded by the coding sequence TTGAAGAAGGTCATACAACAGTGCATGGCGCAGATGAAGAGGATAACAGTTTTTAAGACAATAAATGGATTTAAGAAGATAAGGATTAAAAATCAATATAAATTTCCCAGACAAATTAAGTTTAAACTGAACCTGCAGACAAAATTATTATTAATGATGCTCTCACTGTTTGTTTTAACAATTTCCATCGTAGGAGTATTTAGCTATAACAAAGCATCAGATACAACTAGAACAATCATTGAAAATCGTTTAGAACGTGAAACAGAAACTACATATGATATTGCAAAAAATCTAAAATTTAGTTTTATAAGAGATGAAGAAATGTTTAATAAGCGGGTGGCTGAAAGTATCAATTCACAGTATGTAGGCCTTCAGCAAGATGATATAAAAGCAACTATTTTCTTATTACAAAATGACACAATGATTCCGTATAAGACGAGTGGTAAAGAGACAGTTGCTTTATCCTCGGGCAGTATGAAGAAAATCAGCGAACTAGAAAATGGTGTTCTGCACACGCATATTCAAGACAAGCCATATACACTAGCAATGAAACAGATTCAAGAGCTGAATGGAATCTATGTGATAGCTGTGGAAACAGAAAGTTACATGCAACCCGTTTATGAACTCAGAAACTTTATAACTGTTGCTGTAATCATTAGTATTCTTCTAACTACATTAGTAATTATTTTTGTTATCAGAAGCATTACTTCTCCATTAACTGCACTTAACCAAGTTATGAAACGTGTTCAAAAAGGCGATTTTGAACATAATGTCGATTATCGTTCTAGACATATTGAAATTCAGAGACTCATTGATAGCTTTAACCAGATGATGTTGTTTATTAGAAATATACATGATCAGATCCAACAAATTTCAGGGGAACTAACTGCTCAAGGCAATAAACTTGAACATACATACAGTGAGGCAAACCAATATAATGAACAACTTGTAAGAAAGATAGAGAATGTGATGACTGGGGCAAAAGAAACGGCGATAAGTTCAGAGCACAGTGTGCGACTATTCACAGATATGCAAGAAAAAGTGAATGAATTGAACAAAACAGTGATGACTGTGATGGGTGAGTTTTCATCTATGAATCATAATGCTGTTTCTGGTCAAGAAAAAGTAGAGCAGTTAGTTGGGGAGATTCATGATAATCATGAGCGTTTCGTCCAACTAAACAAAATCATTGATGAGATGGGCACATACTCGAGCCACTCTCAGAATGTCATCTCAACGATTAAAGAGATTTCCGAACAAACCAAACTGCTAGCTTTAAACGCTCGAATTGAAGCGGCGAGAGCAGGAGAGGCCGGAAGAGGTTTTGCCGTAGTTGCTGATGAGGTAGGAAAATTAGCAGACCAATCGAGTAAAGCGGCGGCAGATATCATTGCGACAGTAAACCAAATGAACCAAACAGCCTTACAAGCAATAGAGGAGTCAAGCCTTCTTGGAGAAGCAAATCTATCACATGTGCAAAAAGTGAAGGATACAACTGGATTTATCCAATTTTTAATGAATTCAGTAGTAGACAACAATGAGCGAATGAGTGAGATGAGTGTAGCTCTGCAACAGTTAAGAGTGGCATTGCCTGAGATTGAAACAGCTGCTATTCAATTTTCAAGCATTTCTCAAGAAACTTTAGCAAGTTCAGAAGAGATGTCTGTAACTTCTGTTAAACAAAATGAAAAGATCAAACAGGCGTATCTCGTTGGAGCGACGTTATCGAGTTTGTCCTATCAACTAACTCAGGAAAGTCAGTATAAGCGTGTGAGTGAAGGAAAAGAATCAGCATAA
- a CDS encoding TerC family protein, with amino-acid sequence MELSILLEYGWILLVLIALEGLLAADNALVLAIMVKHLPEEQRKKALFYGLVGAFFFRFASLFAISFLVNVWQVQAIGAVYLLFIALNHIFRKVLVKKADKSTETSKATKKKSGFWTTVLKVELADIAFAIDSILAAVALAVALPDSGLPNIGGLDGGKFLVIFSGGLIGLIIMRFAANFFVKLLQSKPGLEIAAFLIVGWVGVKLAVYTLAHPDLAILSEGFAKSPEWKITFYVVLILIAVGGWFLSKEKAPQSQAE; translated from the coding sequence ATGGAACTATCTATCTTGTTAGAATATGGTTGGATCTTGTTAGTGCTAATCGCATTAGAAGGCTTATTAGCGGCAGATAATGCACTGGTCTTAGCCATCATGGTAAAACACTTACCAGAAGAGCAACGAAAAAAAGCATTGTTTTATGGTTTAGTCGGGGCTTTCTTCTTCCGTTTCGCATCACTATTTGCTATTTCGTTCTTAGTCAACGTGTGGCAGGTTCAAGCTATAGGAGCTGTGTACCTTCTGTTTATCGCCCTCAACCATATTTTCAGAAAAGTGTTGGTGAAAAAAGCAGATAAATCAACTGAAACGTCTAAAGCAACAAAGAAAAAATCTGGTTTTTGGACGACAGTATTGAAAGTCGAATTAGCTGACATCGCGTTTGCAATCGATTCAATCCTAGCAGCTGTAGCATTAGCAGTGGCACTTCCCGATTCAGGACTTCCTAACATAGGCGGTCTAGATGGCGGAAAATTCCTAGTAATCTTCTCCGGCGGGTTGATCGGACTCATTATTATGCGATTTGCGGCCAACTTTTTTGTTAAGCTTTTACAATCCAAGCCAGGCCTTGAAATTGCAGCCTTCCTGATCGTAGGTTGGGTTGGTGTAAAATTAGCTGTTTATACACTCGCACACCCTGACTTAGCTATCCTCTCTGAAGGTTTTGCAAAGTCACCAGAGTGGAAAATCACTTTTTATGTTGTATTGATCTTAATCGCTGTGGGCGGCTGGTTCCTTTCAAAAGAAAAAGCACCACAATCACAAGCTGAATAA
- a CDS encoding MDR family MFS transporter encodes METTQKPLNTKLILAGLIIGMFFSALEQTIVGTAMPTIIADLNGFSIFAWVTTAYLITSTTVVPIVGKLSDLYGRRKLYLLGNFIFILGSALCGTANSMEELIIYRGIQGIGGGMIMPLSQTIIGDIFTAEQRAKWQGVFGAIYGLSSVIGPFIGGLMVDHISWHWIFLINVPFGIISTAMIVIGMKNESIRATTGKVNIDYFGIFTLIPAVVLLLLGLTFGGDKFEWQSTTSYLLFSGVIVLLALFITVEKRAVEPILNLSLFKNRVFATTNILGFLLGLGMFGAIMFVPMYMQGILGVSPTKAGSTMTPMMIALITASIIGGRLLLRLKFRTVLTSGMVITAIGFFLMSTMGVDSNEFTAYAYMVILGFGMGLVMPTLMIAVQNEFPKSQLGEVTSASTFFRSIGGTIGITILNAVMNHSLTDKISEAANGASNPILGKALEEIGKKTDAMFGILINPDLLPLPTDLKTPVIETIKDVWSTSFSSVFLTGLIFIGIGIFVALSVGNSRIKKEPIDQNTDHEEISSYQTVTE; translated from the coding sequence ATGGAGACAACGCAAAAGCCATTAAACACGAAATTGATATTGGCCGGTTTGATCATTGGTATGTTTTTTAGTGCCTTGGAACAAACGATTGTTGGTACCGCGATGCCAACTATTATTGCGGATCTAAACGGGTTTTCTATCTTTGCTTGGGTGACAACTGCCTATTTAATCACATCAACAACGGTTGTACCAATCGTAGGTAAACTTTCTGACCTTTACGGACGCAGGAAGCTATATTTATTAGGAAACTTTATTTTTATACTAGGGTCTGCACTTTGTGGAACAGCAAATTCTATGGAAGAACTTATCATTTATCGTGGGATACAAGGAATTGGTGGAGGAATGATCATGCCTCTATCTCAAACGATTATCGGTGATATCTTTACAGCTGAACAGCGTGCAAAGTGGCAAGGTGTATTTGGTGCGATCTATGGATTGAGTTCTGTAATCGGTCCTTTTATTGGGGGACTCATGGTTGATCATATTAGCTGGCACTGGATTTTCTTGATCAATGTACCATTTGGAATCATTTCTACAGCAATGATCGTAATTGGAATGAAGAATGAATCGATCAGGGCCACGACAGGTAAAGTAAATATTGATTACTTTGGTATTTTCACACTAATCCCAGCCGTTGTATTGCTTTTATTAGGGCTTACGTTTGGCGGAGATAAATTTGAATGGCAATCTACAACAAGCTATTTGTTGTTTAGTGGAGTCATTGTTTTATTGGCATTATTTATCACGGTTGAAAAACGTGCTGTAGAACCTATCTTAAATCTGTCACTCTTTAAAAATAGGGTGTTTGCAACAACAAATATTTTAGGATTCTTGCTTGGGTTAGGCATGTTTGGAGCCATCATGTTCGTTCCGATGTACATGCAAGGCATATTAGGTGTAAGTCCGACAAAAGCAGGATCGACGATGACTCCTATGATGATTGCGCTTATCACAGCAAGCATAATCGGTGGCCGCTTATTATTGAGACTTAAATTCAGAACAGTTCTAACATCTGGTATGGTGATAACAGCTATTGGATTCTTTTTAATGAGTACGATGGGTGTTGATTCTAATGAATTTACAGCATACGCCTATATGGTTATTCTCGGGTTTGGAATGGGTCTTGTTATGCCAACTTTGATGATTGCGGTGCAAAACGAGTTTCCAAAATCACAGCTCGGGGAGGTTACGTCTGCTTCTACATTCTTCCGTTCGATCGGAGGAACGATCGGGATCACGATCTTAAATGCAGTAATGAACCATTCACTCACAGATAAGATAAGTGAAGCAGCAAACGGTGCTTCGAACCCGATTCTTGGAAAAGCGCTTGAAGAGATCGGGAAGAAGACAGATGCGATGTTTGGTATCTTAATCAATCCTGATTTGTTGCCACTTCCGACTGATTTAAAAACACCTGTCATTGAAACGATTAAAGACGTGTGGTCAACTTCTTTCTCGAGTGTATTCTTAACGGGACTTATCTTTATCGGAATTGGAATTTTTGTTGCTTTATCGGTAGGGAACAGTCGTATCAAGAAAGAACCGATCGATCAAAACACGGATCATGAGGAAATTTCGTCATACCAGACAGTAACTGAATAA
- a CDS encoding L-serine ammonia-lyase, iron-sulfur-dependent, subunit alpha translates to MINENIYKLLEKELVVALGCTEPVAIALASATAKKYIREPITSISVKASGNVIKNALSVGIPGMNHTGIDFTAALGLIAGDPSKGLQVLEGVTVNEEEKAIGFVQSGMVSVATADGPEKLFIEVEVKNSSEEAIVVISGDHTNISFVSQNGKVLVDQSTPSSSSSSKEAIHPKLTIEDLYMFITEVPLHRLDLVKRSVELNSAICKEGLSNDYGLRVGKTLYDQTKKGILSDDLATYSMALSAAGSDARMAGSTMPVMANSGSGNQGIAVTMPVVAAAEKLGVTEEKMLRAVTLSHLLSIHMKSKFGRLSALCGVTVAGASASAAITYLLDDNLEKMKAAIQNTLGNVSGMVCDGAKAGCAMKVATCSSAAVQSAVLASNGLCIPSTNGFIEEDVEKTIENFCRLGAETSSMTDSVLLDMMVNKQR, encoded by the coding sequence ATGATTAATGAAAACATATATAAACTTCTTGAAAAAGAACTCGTTGTTGCACTTGGGTGCACAGAACCAGTTGCAATCGCCCTAGCATCAGCTACTGCTAAAAAATATATAAGAGAACCCATAACATCGATCTCAGTCAAAGCGAGCGGCAATGTAATCAAGAACGCTTTATCTGTTGGAATTCCCGGTATGAATCACACAGGTATCGACTTTACAGCAGCTCTTGGTTTAATTGCAGGAGATCCCTCAAAAGGTCTTCAAGTTCTTGAAGGTGTTACGGTTAATGAGGAAGAAAAAGCGATTGGATTCGTTCAGAGTGGGATGGTTTCGGTTGCAACTGCAGATGGTCCTGAAAAGTTATTTATAGAAGTCGAAGTAAAAAATTCATCAGAGGAAGCGATCGTTGTGATCTCTGGCGACCATACAAACATAAGCTTTGTCTCTCAAAACGGGAAAGTGCTAGTAGATCAATCAACACCGAGTTCATCCTCCAGTTCTAAAGAAGCTATTCATCCTAAGTTAACGATTGAAGACCTATATATGTTCATTACTGAAGTTCCACTTCATCGATTGGATCTTGTTAAACGAAGTGTCGAATTGAATTCTGCAATCTGTAAAGAAGGCCTTTCAAATGACTATGGTTTAAGAGTCGGTAAAACGTTATACGACCAAACAAAAAAGGGTATTCTTTCAGATGACTTAGCTACGTATAGTATGGCGTTATCTGCTGCAGGATCTGACGCACGAATGGCTGGCTCGACTATGCCGGTAATGGCGAACTCTGGCAGCGGAAATCAAGGAATCGCGGTTACGATGCCTGTTGTGGCGGCTGCAGAAAAACTAGGTGTAACTGAAGAAAAGATGTTACGAGCCGTGACATTGAGCCACCTTCTATCGATTCATATGAAATCAAAATTCGGCCGATTGTCTGCACTTTGCGGTGTGACCGTCGCGGGTGCGAGTGCATCTGCAGCTATCACCTACTTGCTTGATGACAATTTAGAAAAAATGAAAGCTGCTATACAGAATACTCTAGGCAACGTTAGTGGAATGGTATGTGACGGAGCAAAAGCCGGATGTGCCATGAAAGTGGCGACATGTTCAAGTGCAGCTGTTCAATCTGCGGTATTAGCATCGAACGGATTGTGTATTCCTTCGACAAACGGATTTATTGAAGAAGATGTGGAAAAGACGATTGAGAATTTCTGCAGATTAGGCGCTGAGACATCAAGTATGACTGATTCTGTACTTCTGGATATGATGGTGAATAAACAACGTTAA